In Gopherus flavomarginatus isolate rGopFla2 chromosome 5, rGopFla2.mat.asm, whole genome shotgun sequence, one DNA window encodes the following:
- the TMEM229B gene encoding transmembrane protein 229B isoform X1, with protein sequence MLWGAWKLHLSREVSKNSGWGLCGKMAAAEPLTAFSRWYLYAIHGYFCEVMFTAAWEFVVNFNWKFPGVTSVWALFIYGTSILIVEKMYLYLKDKCNILVRCLIYTLWTYLWEFTTGFILRQFNACPWDYSQFDFDFMGLITLEYAIPWFCAAFIMEQLVIRNTLRLRFDENAEPGDPTATIALANGHVKTN encoded by the coding sequence AATTCCGGCTGGGGACTGTGTGGAAAGATGGCTGCTGCAGAACCCCTGACTGCCTTCTCACGGTGGTACCTGTATGCCATTCATGGCTATTTCTGTGAGGTGATGTTTACGGCTGCCTGGGAGTTTGTGGTCAACTTTAACTGGAAGTTCCCAGGTGTCACCAGTGTCTGGGCGCTCTTCATCTATGGCACCTCCATACTCATCGTGGAGAAGATGTACCTGTATCTGAAAGACAAGTGTAACATTTTAGTGCGATGTCTAATTTACACCCTCTGGACATACCTTTGGGAGTTCACAACTGGCTTCATCCTGCGCCAGTTTAACGCCTGCCCTTGGGACTATTCACAGTTTGATTTTGACTTCATGGGCCTCATCACCCTAGAGTATGCCATCCCATGGTTCTGTGCTGCATTCATCATGGAGCAGCTGGTTATCAGGAACACCTTGCGCTTGCGATTTGATGAAAATGCTGAGCCAGGGGACCCCACCGCCACAATTGCCTTGGCCAATGGCCATGTCAAAACCAATTGA
- the TMEM229B gene encoding transmembrane protein 229B isoform X2, giving the protein MAAAEPLTAFSRWYLYAIHGYFCEVMFTAAWEFVVNFNWKFPGVTSVWALFIYGTSILIVEKMYLYLKDKCNILVRCLIYTLWTYLWEFTTGFILRQFNACPWDYSQFDFDFMGLITLEYAIPWFCAAFIMEQLVIRNTLRLRFDENAEPGDPTATIALANGHVKTN; this is encoded by the coding sequence ATGGCTGCTGCAGAACCCCTGACTGCCTTCTCACGGTGGTACCTGTATGCCATTCATGGCTATTTCTGTGAGGTGATGTTTACGGCTGCCTGGGAGTTTGTGGTCAACTTTAACTGGAAGTTCCCAGGTGTCACCAGTGTCTGGGCGCTCTTCATCTATGGCACCTCCATACTCATCGTGGAGAAGATGTACCTGTATCTGAAAGACAAGTGTAACATTTTAGTGCGATGTCTAATTTACACCCTCTGGACATACCTTTGGGAGTTCACAACTGGCTTCATCCTGCGCCAGTTTAACGCCTGCCCTTGGGACTATTCACAGTTTGATTTTGACTTCATGGGCCTCATCACCCTAGAGTATGCCATCCCATGGTTCTGTGCTGCATTCATCATGGAGCAGCTGGTTATCAGGAACACCTTGCGCTTGCGATTTGATGAAAATGCTGAGCCAGGGGACCCCACCGCCACAATTGCCTTGGCCAATGGCCATGTCAAAACCAATTGA